The Pleuronectes platessa chromosome 13, fPlePla1.1, whole genome shotgun sequence genome includes a window with the following:
- the LOC128454675 gene encoding CYFIP-related Rac1 interactor B has translation MGNLIKVLTRDIDNNGGNFFLDFENAQPSQSETAVWEKVNKVLMEARVILEDLQAYRGAGEEIRQAIQSPGVERVQEKAWSAVVPLVAKLKSFYEFSQKLESSLQCLLDVLTSSGSTPTQHLEQKQALARQFAHIMHFTLRFDELKMTNPAIQNDFSYYRRTISRMRINNLSGDASNEVNNELANRMSLFYACATPMLKTLSDATSKFVSDNPDVPLENTTDCLSTMASVCKVMLETPEYRSRFTSEETVLFCLRVMVGVIILYDHVHPAGAFVKTANIDMKGSIRVLKEQPPSSVEGLLNALRYTTKHLNDETTSKQIRNMLQPN, from the exons ATGGGGAACCTGATCAAAGTGTTGACCAGAGACATCGACAACAATGGTGGAAACTTCTTCCTGGACTTTGAga ATGCTCAGCCCTCACAGTCGGAGACCGCGGTGTGGGAGAAGGTGAACAAGGTGCtgatggaggcccgggtcatcCTGGAGGACCTGCAGGCGTACAGAGGAGCAGGGGAGGAGATACGACAG gccatCCAGAGTCCTGGTGTGGAGCGTGTGCAGGAGAAGGCGTGGTCAGCCGTGGTTCCTCTGGTCGCTAAACTGAAAAGCTTCTATGAGTTTTCCCAGAAGCTCG AGTCCAGTTTGCAGTGTCTCCTGGACGTCCTCACCAGCTCGGGCTCCACTCCCACTCAACATCTGGAGCAGAAACAGGCTCTGGCTCGTCAGTTCGCTCACATCATGCACTTCACGCTGCGCTTCGACGAGCTCAAG ATGACCAACCCTGCCATCCAGAACGACTTCAGCTACTACCGCCGAACCATCAGCCGCATGCGGATCAACAACCTGTCG GGCGACGCCAGTAACGAGGTCAACAACGAACTGGCCAATCGGATGTCTCTGTTTTACGCCTGCGCCACGCCCATGCTGAAGACGCTAAGTGACGCCACGTCAAAGTTCGTGTCAGAT AATCCAGATGTTCCACTTGAAAACACGACAGACTGTCTGAGCACGATGGCCAGTGTCTGTAAAGTGATGCTGGAAACACC ggaGTATCGCAGTCGTTTCACCAGCGAGGAGACGGTGTTGTTCTGCCTCCGTGTGATGGTCGGTGTCATCATCCTGTACGACCACGTTCACCCGGCCGGAGCCTTCGTTAAGACGGCCAACATAGAC ATGAAAGGCAGCATCAGAGTGTTGAAGGAGCAGCCGCCCAGCAGCGTGGAGGGATTACTCAACGCTCTCAG